ATTTAAATTGATACGTATTATATATAACACAATATATAGTGTATAAAATCATATTTAAACCTATATATTGTGTTTTTTGTTGTTTTTATTTATTATTCATGATAAGCTAATATCATTAAAGGTTGATCTCACGAAATCTTACATTGTTGCAGGTGTGGTAATAATGAACTCAAATCATTCTTTAATAAATATTGCGAAAGGAGGATTTCATAATATGGGGAAGAATCAACATGTAACTCCAAATTCTAATGGAACATGGAATGTCAAAGGCGAAGGCAATTCAAAAGCTACTGCTATTTTTGATACTCAAAAAAAAGCTATAGATCGAGCTACTAAAATATCTATCAACCAACAATCAGAACTCATTATTCATGATAGAAAAGGTAAAATTCGTGAACGTAATAGTTACGGTAACGATCCACATCCACCAAAAGGTTAAGTTATTCCTTTAGATTAAAATCAATACTGATATGTAATCAATAGCTTTCTATTCTCAAAATCCAAAGACGAAGGGATTGATTTTTTGAAAATTAGTGGTTTGAATGAATTGCAAAAAGAATTTGCTAATTTACAAAAAAACGCTGAAAAATTAGAAGGATTAAATTGTATTCCGTTTGACGATTTATTTAATCATACATTTATGATGACCTACACTAAATTTAATTCTATTGATGACTTCTTTAATAATTCACAATTTGATACAAATAATTTTGATGAAATTAATGATTCAGAATTAGATGAGTATGTAAATAAGTTTTCATCTTTTGCAAACTGGAATGATATGATGGAATCAGCCACTGTAGATTATATTGAAAAACATCTTTTTCAATAAAAACAAAAGAGTGCTAGTGAGGCACTCTTTTTGTTTACAAATCATTGTATTTCTTTTTGGAATTTTTTGCTTTATCAATGGGATATTTAGTTGCATTCTTCTCTAGTTTTTGTTCGATTATTTCATCAATATCAAAGCCTAAATTACTAGCCATCATATAAGAGTATATCAAAACATCAGCCAATTCATCAGCAATGGCCTCTCTATTTTGATTCCCTTCTTCCGCACTCTTCCACTGATAAATTTCCAACAACTCATTGGCTTCTAAAGAAATAGATAAAGCCAAATCCTTTTCATTATGAAATTGTCGCCAGTTGCGCTCATCGCGGAAGTCGTTGATTTTGTTGAGTGATTCGTTTGTCATATATTTAGGTCCACCCTACCTTTATGATAGTCTTTCATATTCATAAGGCTCAATTTCTTCTTCAATCATCTTTTTATATTCTTTTCTAAGTAAACTATTGTACTTTAATTTGTTAATCGAAGTGTTCGCTTGCTTCTTATACACTTCAATATCACTATTTTTAATCAGTTCACTTTCACCAATTTGTCGAGTCTTATTTGCATTGTAGTTGCTAACAACATAAAGTAAATCATCTTCAGACACACCAAATTGGTTCGAAAATTCTTTAATTTCATGAGTACGATGTTTTTCAATTCGATCAAATAATACTGCAATAATGTCCTCGTTGATAAAAGCTTCAGAATCTGCCAATAAGTCATTAAGTAGAATTTCCATCATTTCCCCAAGTTTAGGATTTGTTTCCTTAAATCGATCAATGTATGTACGGATCTCATGGATATTCTCTTCAGTTTGATTCTCTTTGTAATTCGGATTTTCTTTAGATGGCGTGAATGCTTGCATTAAACGTAAAATGTACTGATAATTGATTTCAGTTGTTTGGACGGATTTTAGCTCATAGGCAATATCAAAATCATCTTCTTCAGTTCCTCCAGAATCACCTCTTTCAGCTTTTAGCCTTTCAAGTACATTCTCATATTTTCCTTTAAACTCCTCGACTTCATTCCAAGATATTCCATACTTTTCTTCCAGTTTATCTGCATTAAAATCTGAATAAACTTGTAAAGAAGCAAAATTTTTATCAAATTGTTGAAAAGCTTTTGCGAAAACTTTCCACTTTTCTTTTGGAATTTCATCAACAGCTTCTGGTGTAGCAGCAATTTCTTTTAGTTCTTTTAAGGTTTGAACAAACACCTTTTGAGTTTCTTCCCATTTTGGAGCTAATACTTCTTTTTCTCCACCATTAGAATATAGTATTATAGCATCTTCTACCCGCTGACTAAATGTAGCTGGTGTTTGGAATGTCACAATTTGTCCATATTTCTTATATGAATCAAACAATCGATTAGTTCTAGAAAAAGCTTGTATAATATCTTGTGGTTTCATTGGTTGTCTATCAATGAAGATCGTTGATAAACAAGGTGCATCAAACCCAGTTAATAAACGATCCACGACAATAACAATATCCAACTGTTCTTTTCGATATTGATACAATTCATGTTTTCTGGCTAAACGATTATTAATATCGGAATTATATCCTCGAATTGTCTCCATAGTAAACGCGGTATTAAACATTTTATTATAGTCTTTCATTGATTCAGCCATTTTTGCTTGATTATCAATTGAAGCTTCTTCATTTTCACTAATTGAATAAGTAATAGCTACCTTTGGAAAATCTGGTAAATACTCCTTAACATATTTACTGACTTTTACTTCAGATTTACCATTAATTACTTCCATAAACAAATCATAGTATCTTTGTGCTTTAGATATTGAAGAGGTTGTCAAAATAGCCGTATAGCTTTCTCCACTTTGACCATAGCCAATACCTAACTTTGCCCTTGATTCATTGACAATAGATTCGACAACTTTTAGCATATGATTATCATGTTCAAAAACTTCTTTTCCAATATAACTTTCTTTTTCAATATTAGTCAACGACATAACATTTACTTTTGAAATTGATTTATCAGCTATATCATTTAGCACATCTTCATTAATTGTAGATTTATACTCTACATTAAAACCTAAAACCGCTTCATCATGAATCGCTTCTTTTACAGTATATTGATGTAGACATTTTCCATATAATTCATCTGTGGTTCTAGCTAAATCACCAAGAATTGATCGAGCATTTTCAGCAAAAATAGGCGTACCAGTAAAACCAAACCAAATTGATTGGTAGAAGAATGTTTCAATTTCTTGTTTTTTCTTTGGTGACACTGCACGGTGACACTCATCGACTACAAAAGCTAAATTCAAACTAGTGATTTTTTTATACCGTGGAGTATCTTCTTTCCCTTCAAATCGCTTCATTACAAAATTCAATTTTTGGATGGTAGTAACGATTAAAGATCTATCATTTGATAACAATTTTTTAATTAGATCATTGACATTACTAGTACTATCAATTTCAATAGAGTCATCATTTGCGTATGATTCAAAAGAACCTGTCGTTTGTTGATCTAAGTCGATTCTATCAACAATAAATATCGTCTTATCTAAAGCTGGTATCTTTAAGAGATTTCTAGCAACTTTATACGAAGTCAGTGTTTTTCCTGAACCAGTTGTATGCCAAACGTACCCCGATTCTCTTCGATATGATGCTGCTTTTACTGCTTCGAGAGCATGTATTTGGTAAGGTCTCAATAAAATTAAAGAACGTCTATCTTTATCTAAAACAGTATATTCAGCAACCATCTTATGCGCTTGAGGGAATGTTAAAACATGTTCAGCAAATTCTGTCAGTTTAGTTACTGGTCGATTTTCTTTATCAACCCATCGAGCTAAAAATTTTGGATTAAACTTCGATTCCGATGCTGGTGCAATATATCGTGTATCAGTTCCATTTGATACTACAAACATTTGTAAAGTTGAAAAAACACCTTTATAGGCACCTAGCTTTTGATATTTTAATATCTGTCTAAATGCATCCATATATGATTCAGAACGACTTTTTAATTCAATCTGAATCATTGGTAAGCCATTGATTAACATGGTCACATCAAACCGTCTACTTCTATCATCTTCAGATGCTTTACCAGTTCTAAATTGATTAATAATTTCATAATCACTAGTACCAGCGGCTATATCATTTTGATTAAGAATCATTAAATGAACTGTTCCAAGTCTTGCATCTTCCCGTTGTAATGCAATACGACAAATACCATTCTCACCTTGCAACCAAACAGCTGCATCATAAAAAGTAGTAAAGATGAGCTTGTTCTTCACTTGTTCAAATTCTTGATCAGTCAAAGGGTTTTCTTTCAAATCACGCGGATTATTAATGTTTATTTTTTCTCGAATATTATTCCATAAATCGTCTTCTGTTTTTAAGTTGTCGCGATACTTCCACTTTGATTCGCCTTCAGTTAACTGTTTTATTAAGTTATCTTCCATTTGTTTCTCAAGTATACTTTGATTAACCATAATAAAACCCTTCCATTCGTATTGTATATAGATATTTCTATTGTAACATATAGATGAATTAATGATATAAATAATTTTCTAATACTTGGGAACAGCGTGAATTTTCATTTGTATTTAATTACTTGAAAAACAACTCGCTACCTCGTGCTGAACTAAACTTAGATTCTGGAAATATAAAAAATATTCATTATGGTGATATTCTCATAAAGTATAATGAGATATTAGATGTTAAGGAAGATGAAATACCATTTATCACAAATTCTAAATATATAATTAGCGGTGGTACGCTACTCGTAGATGGTGATATCATATTTGCAGATGCTGCTGAAGATGAAACTGTAGGTAAATGTGTTGAGCTATCTAATTCTGAAAATACAATAATAGTATCTGGTTTACACACAATTCCATGTAGACCTAAATTAAATTTTTCTTCTAACTATTTAGGTTATTATTTGAATTCTAATTCTTATCATGATCAATTACTACCTTTAATTCAAGGTTCAAAGATATCATCTATATCAAAGAGCTCTTTATCGGAAACCACTATCAGATTTCCCAGTTATAAAGAAGAACAAATGAAAATTGGAAAGTTCTTTGCGATATTATCTAAGACTATAACCCTTTATCAGCAAAAATTAGATAAACTAAAACTGCTTAAAAAGGCTTATCTTCAACATATGTTCCCTGAAAAAGATGAGGTTGTTCCTCGATTAAGGTTTGCTAACTTTAATCAAAATTGGGAAGAAAATACATTAGCAAAATATTTAGAAATTCCCCAAAAAGAACAAATAATTATATCAAATACTGAACACTTATTGTCAGTAAAACTGAATGGAAGTGGTGTATCGCAAGTATCTCAAAATTTATCATTAAGTCTAGGAGCTACCAAATATTTCAAACGTCTTAAAGGTCAATTAATTTATGGGAAACAAAATTTTCACAATGGATCAATAGCTATAATCCCTGATAAATATGATGGATTTGCTACTTCAGCTGACGTTCCGAGTCTAAATATTAGAAATATCGAACCATTATTTTTACTAATGTATATAACAAGAAAAGTTTTTTATTCAAATACATTATCATTTACTACTGGGACTGGCTCTAAAAGATTACATGAAGAATCTTTATTATGTTTAGTTATTAAGGTTCCATCCATTAGTGAGCAAAAACAAATTATATTGTTAATGAAAAATTTCGATAAATTAAT
This window of the Fundicoccus culcitae genome carries:
- a CDS encoding DUF2188 domain-containing protein, with protein sequence MGKNQHVTPNSNGTWNVKGEGNSKATAIFDTQKKAIDRATKISINQQSELIIHDRKGKIRERNSYGNDPHPPKG
- a CDS encoding nucleotide pyrophosphohydrolase; translated protein: MTNESLNKINDFRDERNWRQFHNEKDLALSISLEANELLEIYQWKSAEEGNQNREAIADELADVLIYSYMMASNLGFDIDEIIEQKLEKNATKYPIDKAKNSKKKYNDL
- a CDS encoding type I restriction endonuclease subunit R, coding for MVNQSILEKQMEDNLIKQLTEGESKWKYRDNLKTEDDLWNNIREKININNPRDLKENPLTDQEFEQVKNKLIFTTFYDAAVWLQGENGICRIALQREDARLGTVHLMILNQNDIAAGTSDYEIINQFRTGKASEDDRSRRFDVTMLINGLPMIQIELKSRSESYMDAFRQILKYQKLGAYKGVFSTLQMFVVSNGTDTRYIAPASESKFNPKFLARWVDKENRPVTKLTEFAEHVLTFPQAHKMVAEYTVLDKDRRSLILLRPYQIHALEAVKAASYRRESGYVWHTTGSGKTLTSYKVARNLLKIPALDKTIFIVDRIDLDQQTTGSFESYANDDSIEIDSTSNVNDLIKKLLSNDRSLIVTTIQKLNFVMKRFEGKEDTPRYKKITSLNLAFVVDECHRAVSPKKKQEIETFFYQSIWFGFTGTPIFAENARSILGDLARTTDELYGKCLHQYTVKEAIHDEAVLGFNVEYKSTINEDVLNDIADKSISKVNVMSLTNIEKESYIGKEVFEHDNHMLKVVESIVNESRAKLGIGYGQSGESYTAILTTSSISKAQRYYDLFMEVINGKSEVKVSKYVKEYLPDFPKVAITYSISENEEASIDNQAKMAESMKDYNKMFNTAFTMETIRGYNSDINNRLARKHELYQYRKEQLDIVIVVDRLLTGFDAPCLSTIFIDRQPMKPQDIIQAFSRTNRLFDSYKKYGQIVTFQTPATFSQRVEDAIILYSNGGEKEVLAPKWEETQKVFVQTLKELKEIAATPEAVDEIPKEKWKVFAKAFQQFDKNFASLQVYSDFNADKLEEKYGISWNEVEEFKGKYENVLERLKAERGDSGGTEEDDFDIAYELKSVQTTEINYQYILRLMQAFTPSKENPNYKENQTEENIHEIRTYIDRFKETNPKLGEMMEILLNDLLADSEAFINEDIIAVLFDRIEKHRTHEIKEFSNQFGVSEDDLLYVVSNYNANKTRQIGESELIKNSDIEVYKKQANTSINKLKYNSLLRKEYKKMIEEEIEPYEYERLS
- a CDS encoding restriction endonuclease subunit S: MFPEKDEVVPRLRFANFNQNWEENTLAKYLEIPQKEQIIISNTEHLLSVKLNGSGVSQVSQNLSLSLGATKYFKRLKGQLIYGKQNFHNGSIAIIPDKYDGFATSADVPSLNIRNIEPLFLLMYITRKVFYSNTLSFTTGTGSKRLHEESLLCLVIKVPSISEQKQIILLMKNFDKLIENNEKILEKITRVKEKLLSIMFI